The Peribacillus sp. FSL E2-0218 genome contains a region encoding:
- a CDS encoding sensor histidine kinase encodes MDVKHFKVNLLTQMTLLIIFVVFISTLLVSILFSSLLEDIVENYVGKQAMTVAQLAAQNPKIIQGFTEDHPSDVIQPESERIRHTTGADYVTIANHKGLRYSHPNPEYIGQPTATSNDAVFNEHKSIIYQGNGISGPAIKAKTPILNDKGEIIGVSSVGFLVENVQNQLSNYKMKIFQLSLIPILAGIVWAIVIARRLKKLILGLEPEEISFLYQEREAALDAIRNATITINIGKQVTSMNKRARELFPDHQLMVGKRIVDGHLAKLIKSVFSTKEGKFNRKVLLGQQLYIVDLSPILNHNNVRGVVLTIRTVSEIEQLTEEFSEIKAFSENMRAQNHEFLNKLNTIYGLLSLKQYDRALNIISSEVRERQDIISFLMSSVKDPLIAACLLGKKNRSKELQVMLEIDEESNLNSTLKPEDAHHLVSIIGNVIDNAMEAAWQRNKNKGKVKVSFTDLGNEIIFDIEDNGLGIPQGMEDIIFTNGYTTKTGENHGIGLAIVKNSIDLLSSQIYIDRSNLGGARFTIALPKDTKA; translated from the coding sequence GTGGACGTTAAACATTTTAAAGTGAACTTATTAACTCAAATGACCTTACTCATCATCTTCGTTGTTTTTATCAGTACCTTGCTTGTGAGCATTCTATTCTCTTCATTGCTGGAAGATATCGTTGAAAACTATGTGGGCAAGCAAGCAATGACCGTGGCCCAATTAGCGGCTCAAAACCCAAAGATCATCCAGGGATTCACGGAGGATCATCCATCGGATGTGATCCAGCCCGAATCGGAAAGGATCCGTCATACTACAGGTGCCGATTATGTAACCATTGCGAACCATAAGGGACTTCGCTACTCCCATCCAAATCCAGAATATATCGGGCAGCCTACGGCAACCAGTAATGATGCAGTATTCAATGAACACAAATCAATCATCTATCAAGGAAATGGAATTTCGGGACCGGCAATTAAGGCGAAGACACCTATCCTGAATGATAAAGGGGAGATCATCGGTGTTTCATCTGTAGGTTTTTTAGTGGAGAATGTGCAAAATCAACTATCCAATTATAAAATGAAAATCTTTCAATTGTCGCTGATCCCAATCCTGGCAGGAATCGTATGGGCCATAGTCATAGCTCGACGCTTAAAAAAACTTATATTAGGTTTAGAACCGGAGGAAATTTCTTTTTTGTATCAAGAAAGGGAAGCGGCACTTGATGCCATCCGGAATGCCACCATTACGATCAATATTGGAAAACAGGTTACTTCCATGAATAAAAGGGCACGTGAATTGTTCCCTGATCATCAGCTTATGGTGGGAAAGCGGATTGTGGATGGTCATTTAGCAAAACTCATCAAAAGTGTATTCAGCACAAAAGAGGGGAAGTTCAATCGCAAGGTACTTTTAGGGCAACAGCTGTATATTGTGGATTTGTCACCGATCTTAAATCATAATAACGTCAGGGGCGTCGTGTTAACAATAAGAACGGTATCCGAAATTGAACAATTAACGGAAGAATTTTCGGAAATCAAGGCCTTTTCAGAAAATATGCGGGCACAAAACCATGAGTTCTTAAACAAATTGAATACCATTTATGGATTGCTTAGCTTAAAACAGTATGATCGGGCATTGAACATCATCTCTTCTGAAGTGAGGGAGAGGCAGGATATCATATCGTTTCTTATGTCATCGGTTAAAGATCCTTTAATTGCAGCCTGTTTACTTGGGAAGAAAAACCGTTCAAAGGAATTGCAGGTTATGCTGGAAATAGATGAGGAAAGCAATTTAAACAGCACATTAAAGCCCGAGGATGCCCATCATTTGGTTTCCATTATTGGTAATGTAATTGATAATGCGATGGAGGCAGCCTGGCAACGGAATAAAAACAAGGGGAAGGTCAAAGTTTCATTTACGGATTTAGGGAATGAAATTATATTTGATATTGAGGATAACGGCCTTGGCATCCCGCAAGGAATGGAAGATATTATTTTTACAAATGGATATACGACGAAGACGGGGGAAAATCATGGAATCGGTTTGGCCATTGTAAAAAATTCCATTGACCTTTTAAGCAGTCAAATTTATATTGACCGCAGTAACTTGGGCGGAGCGAGATTTACGATTGCCTTACCGAAGGATACAAAAGCATGA
- a CDS encoding PadR family transcriptional regulator → MSSTQMLKGILEGCLLAIMNEGEVYGYELAEKLNRYGFESLSEGTIYPLLIRMQKEKLVHTTLRKSTAGPSRKYYSLSEKGEKELDIFIERWNRLSFNVNQIVRNKGGI, encoded by the coding sequence ATGTCCTCGACTCAAATGCTTAAAGGAATTCTGGAAGGCTGTTTACTGGCAATCATGAATGAAGGGGAAGTTTACGGCTATGAATTAGCCGAGAAGCTTAATAGGTATGGTTTTGAATCGTTAAGTGAAGGCACGATTTATCCGTTATTGATTCGTATGCAGAAAGAAAAACTGGTCCATACAACTTTAAGAAAATCAACAGCAGGACCTAGCCGAAAGTATTATTCCTTATCGGAAAAGGGGGAAAAGGAATTGGACATCTTTATTGAACGGTGGAATAGGCTGAGTTTCAATGTAAACCAGATAGTAAGGAACAAAGGAGGAATTTAG
- a CDS encoding GNAT family N-acetyltransferase has protein sequence MEIYIDRLNEEDANELYAFECKNRAFFEQTISSRGDDYYHFGTFMIRHMELLKEQEDAISSCYLIKEDSGTIVGRINLVDIDTIKGTAQVGYRIGEAFTKKGVANEALQLLVKLAPEMKVTQLHAKTTNVNIGSQKVLAKNGFERISVSEEISADTSEKLTLYHFKRNL, from the coding sequence ATGGAGATATACATTGACAGGCTGAATGAAGAGGATGCAAATGAATTATATGCATTTGAGTGCAAGAATCGAGCGTTTTTCGAGCAAACGATTTCAAGCCGGGGGGATGATTATTATCACTTTGGTACGTTTATGATCCGGCATATGGAATTATTAAAAGAACAAGAGGATGCGATCTCCTCATGTTATTTAATTAAGGAAGACTCAGGAACGATCGTCGGCAGGATTAATCTTGTGGATATCGACACAATTAAAGGTACGGCTCAAGTCGGTTATCGAATCGGTGAAGCGTTTACGAAAAAGGGGGTGGCAAACGAGGCTTTACAGCTTTTGGTTAAGCTGGCACCGGAAATGAAGGTGACTCAGCTACATGCCAAAACGACAAACGTCAATATTGGCTCCCAAAAGGTATTGGCGAAGAATGGCTTTGAACGAATCTCCGTTAGTGAGGAAATCAGTGCGGATACCAGTGAAAAGCTAACACTCTACCATTTTAAAAGGAACCTATAA
- a CDS encoding L-cystine transporter, giving the protein MIGYVFLNLAIMLILLGVLFYMNKKHISFTKRVFTGLGLGIVFGLLLQYFYEPQSDAIVKSVDWFNIVGSGYVKFLQMIVMPLVFISILSAFTRLKLTSNIGKISVLIIGILLGTTAIAAAVGITSATVFNLEAVQIEQGEAELSRGDQISETYGTIQDKTMPQQILELIPANPFLDLTGARPTSTISVVIFAAFLGMAYLGVKRKQPEHAEFFAKIVDTLHSITMRVVTLILRLTPYGILAIMTKTVATSDLDAILKLGKFVGASYAALIVMFLIHLLLLTLAGLNPMVYMRKAFPVLSFAFTSRTSAGALPLNIQTQKQLGVSEGIANFAGSFGLSIGQNGCAGIYPAMLAVMIAPTVGINPLTPSFIAMLIAIVAISSFGVAGVGGGATFAAILVLSAMNLPIALAGLLISVEPLIDMGRTAVNVSGSMTSGILTSKITGDLDKQQFSQESSLEVEAEM; this is encoded by the coding sequence ATGATAGGTTACGTGTTTTTAAATCTTGCCATAATGCTCATTCTTTTAGGCGTTTTATTCTACATGAATAAGAAACACATCTCTTTCACGAAAAGGGTCTTTACCGGCCTTGGATTAGGTATTGTGTTCGGCCTTCTTTTACAGTATTTCTATGAACCGCAGTCAGACGCAATCGTTAAATCGGTCGATTGGTTTAACATTGTAGGCTCCGGCTATGTAAAGTTCCTGCAAATGATCGTCATGCCGCTTGTTTTCATCTCGATCTTGTCCGCATTTACACGATTGAAGCTTACGAGCAATATCGGTAAGATCAGTGTGCTAATCATCGGAATCCTGCTTGGAACCACTGCGATTGCCGCAGCGGTCGGAATCACTTCGGCAACTGTCTTCAACTTGGAGGCCGTGCAAATCGAGCAAGGCGAAGCAGAGTTAAGCCGCGGAGATCAAATATCCGAGACATACGGAACCATTCAGGATAAAACGATGCCACAGCAAATCCTTGAGTTGATCCCGGCAAATCCGTTCCTCGATTTAACAGGAGCTCGTCCGACATCAACAATTTCCGTCGTGATTTTTGCTGCATTCCTTGGTATGGCCTATTTAGGGGTCAAAAGAAAGCAGCCGGAACATGCTGAATTTTTCGCGAAAATAGTAGATACATTGCATAGCATCACCATGCGCGTCGTAACGCTGATCCTGCGTTTGACACCATACGGCATCTTGGCGATCATGACGAAGACGGTAGCGACAAGTGATTTGGACGCGATCCTGAAATTAGGGAAATTCGTCGGAGCTTCTTATGCGGCCCTGATTGTCATGTTCCTCATCCATTTATTATTGCTCACGCTTGCAGGGCTGAATCCAATGGTATATATGAGGAAAGCCTTCCCTGTATTGTCATTTGCCTTCACGTCAAGAACGAGTGCAGGTGCTCTGCCATTGAACATCCAAACACAGAAACAGCTAGGGGTTTCCGAAGGTATCGCCAACTTTGCCGGCTCATTCGGCTTGTCGATCGGGCAAAACGGCTGTGCCGGCATCTATCCGGCCATGTTAGCGGTCATGATCGCACCAACAGTGGGCATCAACCCGCTTACGCCATCCTTCATTGCCATGTTGATCGCGATTGTAGCGATTAGCTCGTTCGGAGTTGCCGGAGTAGGCGGAGGAGCAACCTTCGCTGCCATCCTCGTCTTATCGGCCATGAACTTGCCAATCGCCTTGGCGGGTCTGTTGATTTCCGTCGAGCCATTGATCGATATGGGAAGAACGGCCGTGAATGTCAGCGGCAGCATGACTTCAGGTATCCTGACAAGTAAAATCACGGGAGACCTTGATAAGCAGCAATTCAGCCAAGAATCATCCTTGGAAGTGGAAGCTGAAATGTAA
- a CDS encoding flavin reductase family protein, which yields MNDILNSSIIKPKILYYGTPVILLNSLNEDGTVNISPMSSSWALGDCIILGIGLGGKAIENIKRHPECVINVPNPSLWEHVESLAPYTGKNPVPDYKKEIGFRYGKDKFALSNLTPIESISVKPSRIMECPLQIEATVKHIRIPEHSPDFAIVETQAVHVHAHEAIIIEENHIDPTKWSPLIYNFRHYFGLGNQLGKTFRSEI from the coding sequence ATGAATGATATTCTAAACTCAAGCATAATTAAACCTAAAATTCTCTATTATGGTACTCCAGTCATTTTACTGAATTCGCTAAATGAGGATGGGACGGTGAATATCAGCCCAATGTCATCGTCATGGGCTTTAGGTGATTGCATTATATTAGGAATTGGGCTTGGAGGAAAAGCAATAGAAAACATAAAACGACACCCCGAATGTGTCATCAATGTTCCGAATCCTTCATTATGGGAACATGTAGAAAGTTTGGCACCTTACACAGGAAAAAATCCGGTTCCAGATTATAAGAAAGAGATCGGCTTCAGGTATGGAAAGGACAAATTTGCTCTTAGTAACTTAACACCTATTGAGTCCATTTCAGTAAAACCTTCTCGAATCATGGAGTGTCCACTTCAAATCGAAGCAACAGTGAAGCATATTCGAATTCCTGAACACTCTCCTGATTTTGCCATTGTCGAGACGCAAGCTGTACATGTACACGCTCATGAAGCCATCATTATTGAAGAAAATCATATTGATCCAACTAAGTGGAGTCCACTTATCTATAATTTCCGCCATTATTTTGGTCTTGGTAACCAGTTAGGTAAAACCTTCCGTTCCGAAATATAA
- a CDS encoding AAC(3) family N-acetyltransferase — MKEMIEYSEYPRTKQSIAADLRKLGVKRGMTILVHSSLSSIGWVNGGAVAVIQALMEVVTEEGTIVMPSQSVELSDPARWGNPPVPQSWWKVIKESMPAYDPRYTPVTRGLGQIAELFRSFPGVERSEHPNYSFTAWGRDKDKILYPHPLEFGLGERSPLGKLYDRESYVLQLGAQFDSTTCFHLAEYRIEYKKVISLGAPVLVEGERVWKEYQELEFREELFTEVGEFYKREYEVKEGYVGSACCRLFSIKESVDYAEKWFNEFDSNRNAVREIQARKDGIL, encoded by the coding sequence ATGAAAGAAATGATAGAATATTCAGAGTACCCAAGAACGAAGCAGTCGATTGCGGCGGATTTACGAAAGCTGGGAGTGAAGCGGGGGATGACGATACTCGTCCATTCCTCCTTATCCTCGATAGGGTGGGTGAATGGGGGGGCGGTTGCGGTTATCCAAGCCTTGATGGAAGTTGTTACGGAAGAAGGAACCATCGTTATGCCTTCTCAATCCGTCGAACTATCCGACCCTGCAAGATGGGGAAATCCCCCTGTTCCACAATCCTGGTGGAAGGTTATTAAAGAAAGCATGCCTGCCTATGACCCTCGATATACCCCTGTTACTAGAGGATTGGGGCAAATCGCAGAATTGTTCAGGTCTTTCCCAGGAGTGGAAAGAAGTGAGCATCCGAACTATTCCTTTACAGCCTGGGGAAGGGATAAAGATAAAATCCTTTATCCGCACCCTTTGGAATTTGGGCTAGGTGAACGATCTCCATTAGGGAAGCTGTATGATCGTGAATCCTATGTTTTGCAATTAGGGGCCCAATTCGACAGTACGACGTGCTTCCACCTTGCTGAATATCGGATAGAATATAAAAAAGTGATAAGCTTGGGCGCTCCCGTGTTAGTGGAAGGGGAACGGGTTTGGAAGGAATATCAAGAACTTGAATTCAGGGAAGAGCTTTTTACGGAGGTTGGCGAATTTTACAAAAGAGAGTATGAAGTGAAAGAGGGATATGTGGGTTCAGCATGTTGCCGCCTTTTTTCCATCAAAGAGTCGGTGGATTATGCGGAGAAATGGTTCAATGAGTTTGATTCCAATCGGAATGCTGTGCGGGAAATCCAAGCGAGAAAGGATGGTATATTATGA
- a CDS encoding VOC family protein: protein MIEGLYEAHLPVEDLEVSIHFYKKIGLKLAWRDEETAFFWIEENKSWVGLWEGKEYKTPYHPSLKHIAFRVTYENMKQAMAWLQSLQIEVVPFGGRTSIEPFVRPQQGNASVYFQDPDGNSLELMCPVEVPDAYKQMTDKLSLEEWEELLLR, encoded by the coding sequence ATGATAGAAGGTTTATATGAAGCGCATTTACCAGTCGAAGATTTGGAAGTTTCCATTCATTTTTATAAGAAAATAGGTTTGAAGCTTGCTTGGAGGGATGAAGAGACGGCCTTCTTTTGGATAGAGGAGAACAAAAGCTGGGTCGGTCTTTGGGAGGGAAAAGAATACAAAACCCCTTATCATCCCTCATTAAAGCATATCGCCTTTCGGGTAACTTATGAAAATATGAAACAGGCAATGGCTTGGCTCCAATCCTTGCAAATAGAAGTGGTACCTTTTGGAGGAAGGACATCCATCGAACCTTTTGTCCGTCCGCAACAAGGGAATGCTTCTGTCTACTTTCAAGATCCGGATGGCAATAGCTTGGAATTGATGTGTCCGGTTGAAGTCCCTGATGCGTATAAGCAGATGACCGACAAGCTTTCATTGGAAGAATGGGAGGAACTATTGCTCAGGTGA
- a CDS encoding helix-turn-helix domain-containing protein, protein MNANPNVAMIATLVSEASRAAILTTLLDGRYHTTSELAYMAGIEPQTASFHLAKMVDVNIVTVEKQGRHRYYGIQNQEVAQVMESFLSIAPPIEIKSLKQASEAKAMRLARTCYDHLAGNLGVQLTESLVKMGVLYEDKNGFSVTEKGEAFFSNFQIDCKKIKKKRRSFTHKCLDWSERRHHLSGALGNALLERLLELNWIQRLPNTRAIKITPDGKKGLKETFFLQI, encoded by the coding sequence ATGAACGCAAATCCAAATGTAGCAATGATTGCAACTCTTGTAAGTGAAGCTTCTCGTGCAGCCATATTAACAACCTTATTGGATGGCAGATACCATACTACAAGTGAATTAGCCTATATGGCAGGAATCGAACCACAAACGGCTAGTTTCCATTTAGCAAAAATGGTGGATGTTAATATAGTGACGGTTGAAAAACAGGGAAGACATCGATATTATGGAATTCAAAATCAAGAAGTTGCCCAAGTTATGGAGTCGTTTCTATCCATAGCTCCACCAATTGAAATAAAATCATTAAAACAAGCTTCGGAAGCTAAAGCGATGCGTCTTGCCAGAACATGTTATGATCATCTTGCAGGGAATTTGGGAGTGCAGTTAACAGAATCTTTAGTTAAAATGGGTGTTCTTTATGAAGATAAGAACGGGTTTTCCGTTACTGAAAAAGGAGAGGCTTTCTTTTCAAATTTTCAAATTGATTGTAAAAAAATTAAGAAAAAGCGTCGTTCATTCACTCACAAATGTTTAGATTGGAGTGAAAGACGTCATCACCTGTCGGGAGCATTAGGAAATGCCCTTCTAGAAAGACTGCTAGAATTAAATTGGATTCAACGTTTACCCAATACACGAGCAATAAAAATCACGCCTGACGGAAAAAAGGGACTCAAAGAAACATTTTTTTTGCAGATTTAG